DNA sequence from the Oxyura jamaicensis isolate SHBP4307 breed ruddy duck chromosome 3 unlocalized genomic scaffold, BPBGC_Ojam_1.0 oxy3_random_OJ74645, whole genome shotgun sequence genome:
gatGGCGGGCACGCGGAGCGCTGAGTGTGCGGTGTCAATCAGAGGGGTTTTGTGTCTCCTCGGCTCCCGATGGTCCGTGGCTGAGGTGTCCCGGGTGGCACCACAATGAATATGAATAGGGGTCCTTGCTAAATGGGACAGTCAAAGCGCACCGCCCTGAATAATGGCACGTCATCCTAACTAGACCATTATACATAGGAGGGCTCCTTTtgtctctgctctctgctgcagcGCTATAAAAGCCCCTCTTTTTCAGGCTGAGGTTAGTCCAAGCACACACTAACTAGCCATCCTGTAAACAGGCTGAGCGGCCGGGGGAGGCTGGCGAGAGGGGGCCGggggctttttttcctccttccccagcgCTCCGAGCCCGCTGCTCGCCcagcccgccgcccgcccgctccTTTTTCGTTCCTCTTTCGTCGCTTTTCGGAGGGGACTTGCCTCGTTCCGCCACCTCCGGAGCAGGGAAGAGTTTCTTGCTCAGACGCCCGAATACAATGAATTCTGACTCCAGCTCTGTCTCCAGCAGAGCTTCCTCGCCAGACATGGATGAGATGTACCTGAGggagcaccaccaccaccaccaccaccaccaccaccaggacAGCCGGCTCAACTCCGTCTCCTCCACCCAGAACGACCTGGTGCAGAAGATGGCCGGGGAAGGCCTCTCCAGGACCGGCTCCAAGGCCGGCGGGGAAGGCAGCAAGTACAAAATCAAGAAGCAGCTCTCGGAGCaggacctgcagcagctgcgGCTGAAGATCAACGGGcgggagaggaagaggatgcACGACCTCAACCTCGCCATGGACGGGCTGCGGGAGGTGATGCCCTACGCCCACGGGCCTTCCGTGAGAAAACTCTCCAAAATCGCCACCCTCCTGCTGGCCAGAAACTACATCCTGATGCTCACCAGCTCGCTGGAGGAGATGAAGAGGCTGGTGGGGGAGATCTACGGGGGGCACCACTCGGCCTTCCACTGCGGCACGGTGGGACACTCCGCCGGGCACCCTCCCCACGCCGCCGGCACCGTGCACCAGGTGCACCCCATCCTGGGCACCGCCTTGTCCTCGGCCAACACCTCCTCGTCCCTGCCCGCCTCCCTGCCGGCCATCGGCACCATCCGCCCCCCCCACTCCCTGCTCAAGACCCCCTCCACGCCCCCCGCCCTGCAGCTCGGCAGCGGCTTCCAGCACTGGGCGGGCTTGCCGTGCCCCTGCACCATCTGCCAGatgccccccccgccccacctCTCGGCCCTCACCGCCTCCAGCATGGCCAGGATCTCGGGGGACACCAAGGACCTGCTCAAGTGATGCCGCGGGCCCCCCCCCGGAGCCGGCTGGGGCGAGGGGCGAGGGCGACTAGGACCCCCCCGGGGGCGCTGCCCGGCGGCGGCGTGCCCTGGGACGAGGAACGAAGTGAGAGCGACAACGAGCAAGCCCCgctggaaaaaagaagaataagaTGTAAATAATTCCTTAAAACggatgggggaaaagaaaaaaaaaaaaaaaaaaaaaaaaaagacatggtTGTCACTGTAGCGTTCGCAGCCACGCAGAGACGATGAGATCGGTTTGGggcttcttctccttcttttgcgggattttccttttcttttcttttgaacgGCGCCGTCTCGGGAACCTCCTGCTCCGAAGGGCCCGACGTAGCCCAGCGGGTGCATGCATGCTTCTGGCCGACCTCCCCAGCGCCCTGTGCGGGCAGCCGGGCGGTGTTCCTCGCAGCGAGGGCTGCCGAGCCAGTTTGGGAAAGTTTCCTCCCGGTTTGGTCGCGATGCAAGTTTTGTTTTCGGgtccttctcttctcccctctgTGTCCgctcggaaaaaaaaaatagaaaagaaaaaaaaaaaaaaagagagggggaaaTTGTGCAAAACGCAGCACAGCCCTCCTCCGGGGCTGCTTTGCCAAATCTCCATCTCCTGCCCCCAGTGAGGTCCGCTAGCTCAGCTGGCTGGGGTCCTCGCCGCTTATTTCTCTCCTcggttttgttctgttttcctggttttctgTTGGTGTGTTTCGTTTTGGTTTTGCATGCGGGGGCGGCTCTTGCCAGACCGGTGACTCGTGTTACTAAACCTGCGCCTTGGTTGCTCTTTATTCCCTTTTCGGTACGTTTCCCTGGGCATTTGCttgaaatgttattattattattaatttcgTTCGTTCGTTCTTTCGTTTGTTTTCGGTTAGGGCCTCAAAGACAACACcgtgtctttattttttatatattcttgATAACTATCGATATATTTATTATTGACCAGTGTTTCTGGATGAGATTTCcgaataaaataataaaaaaaaaagaataatgaaacaCGAGCTGCTCGTTTTTCCTTTGTCTGGGACCGCGAGCTGGGAAAACGAGGCTCActttctctccctgcctttccctgccACTTTTCGGAACCAGCCAGAGGAGGCTGCgatccacccccccccccctcgccccccctcCCTCGGGTGGCCGTCGGTGACAGCGCCGCGGAAACGGCGACAAAACCCGCAGCGAGCGCCCGGGAACAGGCGGAAAGGGGGCAGCGGCTCTTGCCTGgcatcctgctgccagccctctgcCGCGGGGTCGGAGCGGAGCAAGAGCCCCCCCGGCTCGGCCGCTTCTGCCCCGTGAGCACCGGGAGCGGGGCAGGAGCTACGGCTTCTCCCCTCCCGGCTCCGGATGGGAAATTGGGGTGTGGGGTCCCCCCCCGCTGCCTCGTCCCGCCTGGTGGAGAGGGGAGACCCGAAGAAACAGGGAGAGGTATCGGCAGGGGAGGGGGGCCTTTAAACAGAGGTGCCAACAAGTTTTGGAAGGAGCCGTAAGGGAACTGTGCCGGCAAATGGGCCAGGCGATACTGAGCGACCGGTCCGTGTTGagacatcagaaaacaaacacaaagatcTTACATCAAAAGGAGGATGAGAGTTTGCCCCGAAAACACAAC
Encoded proteins:
- the LOC118157119 gene encoding oligodendrocyte transcription factor 3-like, which encodes MDEMYLREHHHHHHHHHHQDSRLNSVSSTQNDLVQKMAGEGLSRTGSKAGGEGSKYKIKKQLSEQDLQQLRLKINGRERKRMHDLNLAMDGLREVMPYAHGPSVRKLSKIATLLLARNYILMLTSSLEEMKRLVGEIYGGHHSAFHCGTVGHSAGHPPHAAGTVHQVHPILGTALSSANTSSSLPASLPAIGTIRPPHSLLKTPSTPPALQLGSGFQHWAGLPCPCTICQMPPPPHLSALTASSMARISGDTKDLLK